In Oxyura jamaicensis isolate SHBP4307 breed ruddy duck chromosome 11, BPBGC_Ojam_1.0, whole genome shotgun sequence, a genomic segment contains:
- the HSBP1 gene encoding heat shock factor-binding protein 1 has product MAEPDPKSVQDLTAVVQTLLQQMQDKFQTMSDQIIGRIDDMSCRIDDLEKNIADLMTQAGVEELEGENKTPATNKS; this is encoded by the exons ATGGCCGAGCCCGACCCCAAGAGCGTGCAGGACCTCACCGCCGTG GTGCAGACGTTGCTTCAGCAAATGCAGGACAAATTTCAAACCATGTCTGACCAAATAATTGGACGAA TTGATGACATGAGCTGTCGCATAGATGACCTGGAGAAAAATATAGCAGACCTCATGACACAAGCTGGAGTCGAAGAACTGGAAGGCGAGAACAAGACCCCTGCTACTAACAAGAGTTAA